One genomic region from Candidatus Xiphinematobacter sp. encodes:
- a CDS encoding sugar phosphate isomerase/epimerase yields MSTSWNIHRHRSGKSMLEEIMALGFRWIELSWGINTRMAAEISKFVERGKVRISSLYNFHSASREWTNHDLLQFTSHRGDQRQQAIHLTQQTIDYASRLGASCVILLFGRVGGLHSYRRLRRLALQGKLYTKEFARAKIREILLRERHSDSLKERAVDCLLRLGDYASARGIRLGIENRKAYEAFPSERELLPLLERLGHPTFGYWHNFGCSQVKEHLTLINHREWLDRVGSWAIGSHVCDVRGLDNDNLLPFSGTIDYPGLVPFLPDSCMFVLDLKGVEGGDAVQKSVERWKGMFSSRSSQ; encoded by the coding sequence ATGTCAACCTCGTGGAATATTCATAGACACCGATCCGGTAAGTCTATGCTCGAGGAAATTATGGCGTTAGGTTTTAGGTGGATAGAGCTCAGTTGGGGTATAAATACCCGCATGGCAGCCGAGATTTCCAAGTTTGTTGAGAGAGGAAAAGTACGTATTTCCAGTCTCTATAATTTTCATTCTGCCTCCAGGGAGTGGACCAACCACGACCTTTTGCAGTTTACTTCTCATAGGGGGGATCAGCGCCAACAAGCTATTCACCTCACCCAACAAACTATCGATTACGCATCTAGGCTCGGCGCCAGCTGTGTAATACTGCTCTTTGGAAGGGTAGGCGGCCTTCATTCCTATCGGCGTTTGCGGCGACTTGCCCTTCAAGGGAAACTTTATACAAAGGAATTTGCTCGAGCAAAAATCCGAGAAATTCTTCTCAGGGAGCGCCATTCCGACTCTCTAAAAGAACGAGCAGTTGACTGTTTGCTGCGATTGGGAGACTACGCTAGCGCAAGGGGGATACGCCTTGGTATTGAAAACCGAAAAGCCTACGAGGCATTCCCAAGCGAGCGAGAGCTGCTCCCTCTATTGGAGAGATTAGGTCATCCAACGTTCGGTTACTGGCACAACTTCGGGTGCTCTCAGGTTAAAGAGCACCTCACATTGATCAACCACAGGGAGTGGTTAGATCGTGTCGGGTCTTGGGCAATTGGCTCGCACGTGTGTGATGTTCGAGGATTGGATAATGATAATCTTCTCCCGTTCAGCGGAACGATCGATTATCCCGGATTAGTACCGTTTCTTCCGGATAGCTGCATGTTCGTGTTGGACTTAAAGGGTGTCGAAGGGGGCGATGCGGTCCAGAAATCAGTCGAGCGCTGGAAAGGCATGTTTTCCTCCAGGAGTTCTCAGTGA
- a CDS encoding alpha-ketoacid dehydrogenase subunit beta, with the protein MSITYLEAIRAAQAHALSVDPRVFLYGQDIGEFGGAFKATKNLSLEFPGRVLDSPLSEDAIVGVAIGAAIEGMRPIIEMQFADFSTCGFNQIVNNAATLFYRTAVSCPIIIRLPSGGTAGGGPFHSQSIEAIYAHYPGLIVMTPATVEDAYSMLLEAVVIDDPVIFCEHKFLYYHLKAKSLPTEAVPACQARLARQGRDATIVTYSAMLYESLAAAEELTRDGYEIEVVDLRCIKPLDTDAVLASVARTGRLLCVGEAWPWGGVSAELVARVASEGYELLDAPPQRLNAKETPVPFHPNLWSFHRPTATAIASALRRLIDL; encoded by the coding sequence GTGAGTATCACTTATCTAGAGGCGATCCGTGCCGCTCAGGCTCACGCCTTATCAGTAGATCCAAGAGTCTTTTTATATGGACAGGACATCGGAGAGTTTGGAGGCGCCTTTAAAGCTACAAAGAACCTATCCCTGGAGTTCCCAGGCCGGGTATTGGATTCTCCACTGAGCGAAGACGCTATCGTTGGAGTTGCTATCGGCGCAGCCATCGAGGGAATGCGCCCAATTATAGAGATGCAGTTCGCAGACTTCTCCACCTGTGGATTCAACCAGATAGTCAACAATGCTGCAACGCTCTTCTACAGAACCGCGGTTTCCTGTCCAATCATCATCCGCTTGCCCTCCGGTGGAACTGCTGGAGGTGGCCCATTCCATAGTCAAAGCATAGAAGCCATCTATGCGCATTATCCTGGGTTAATCGTTATGACACCTGCGACTGTAGAAGACGCTTACAGCATGCTCCTTGAAGCAGTTGTTATAGATGACCCAGTCATTTTCTGTGAACATAAGTTTCTCTACTATCACCTAAAGGCAAAATCGTTGCCAACTGAAGCAGTACCGGCTTGTCAGGCACGCTTGGCTCGACAAGGCCGCGATGCCACTATTGTTACCTACAGTGCCATGTTATATGAATCTTTGGCCGCCGCTGAAGAACTTACACGGGATGGCTATGAAATTGAGGTCGTAGACTTGCGCTGTATTAAACCATTAGATACGGACGCTGTACTCGCTTCAGTGGCCAGAACTGGGCGCCTCCTTTGTGTCGGGGAGGCTTGGCCCTGGGGTGGGGTCTCCGCTGAGCTTGTTGCTCGGGTAGCGTCCGAAGGATATGAGCTGCTGGATGCTCCACCCCAAAGGTTAAATGCAAAAGAAACTCCAGTGCCCTTTCATCCTAATCTCTGGTCTTTTCATAGACCTACCGCTACGGCTATTGCATCCGCTCTTCGGCGATTAATAGATCTTTAA
- a CDS encoding 2-oxo acid dehydrogenase subunit E2: MLQVPITMPQLGESIAEATVVDILCPEGSPVEAGCSLMEVETHKALMEITTPCSGSFVRITAQVGQSYPVGSVLGYVQVIESEAQQLGMADKQAALSVARQHSNSTPTKRVVPTVERLPVPAQAGGASYLSPRIRARMSELGLHAADLAGIAGSGAAGRVTIRDLEQFLVDLERSPVTPASPMRIAVADAMCRSWTRPLATVVLPVVLDPLLAHRKEQQEKPGLTLYALRALALALSENSALAGRLVGRHIIHPQAINIGFAVEAKEGVLVPVIHNADRYRLMSLVGRYRHLVDLAQQRKLSAKETGGSIATVTNYGVFGLTLATPIPLPEQALLLGMGMGRIFPKWDAKTREWLPENLSEFTLSFDHRVLDGGAAGRLLRRVGELLLEPETI, encoded by the coding sequence ATGCTCCAAGTGCCCATCACTATGCCGCAGCTCGGCGAATCGATCGCTGAAGCCACAGTTGTAGATATTCTCTGTCCAGAGGGATCACCTGTGGAGGCTGGTTGCAGCCTCATGGAAGTGGAAACTCATAAGGCACTCATGGAGATAACCACCCCATGTAGTGGAAGCTTCGTAAGAATTACTGCCCAAGTAGGTCAAAGCTACCCGGTTGGCTCTGTACTCGGATATGTACAGGTTATCGAATCTGAAGCCCAGCAGCTAGGGATGGCCGATAAGCAGGCTGCTTTGTCTGTAGCTAGACAGCATTCTAACAGCACACCAACGAAGAGAGTAGTTCCCACAGTGGAGAGACTACCTGTTCCTGCACAGGCAGGAGGGGCTAGTTACCTTTCCCCAAGAATAAGGGCACGCATGAGTGAACTCGGACTGCATGCAGCAGACCTGGCCGGAATTGCTGGCAGCGGAGCCGCAGGGCGCGTAACTATTAGGGATCTTGAGCAGTTCTTGGTCGATCTTGAGCGTAGCCCGGTTACGCCCGCTTCCCCCATGCGCATCGCTGTGGCCGATGCCATGTGTCGCAGCTGGACGCGCCCCTTAGCTACGGTTGTTTTGCCAGTGGTGCTAGACCCTCTGTTGGCCCATCGAAAGGAGCAGCAAGAGAAGCCTGGCCTGACTCTTTACGCCCTCCGCGCATTAGCTCTGGCATTGAGCGAAAATAGCGCCCTGGCAGGACGTCTCGTTGGTCGCCACATAATTCATCCCCAAGCGATTAATATCGGCTTTGCCGTAGAAGCAAAAGAAGGGGTGCTTGTTCCCGTCATCCACAATGCTGATCGATACCGACTAATGAGCCTCGTTGGACGCTATCGGCATCTAGTGGACCTCGCGCAGCAACGGAAGCTCTCCGCAAAAGAAACTGGCGGATCGATCGCTACAGTGACCAACTACGGTGTGTTTGGGCTTACCCTTGCTACTCCCATTCCCCTTCCCGAGCAAGCCCTATTGCTTGGTATGGGAATGGGACGTATCTTCCCTAAGTGGGACGCAAAAACTAGAGAATGGCTTCCTGAAAACCTCTCTGAGTTTACTCTGAGTTTTGATCATCGTGTACTAGACGGTGGAGCTGCTGGTCGCCTTTTAAGGCGTGTTGGAGAGTTACTCCTCGAGCCGGAAACGATTTGA
- a CDS encoding nucleotidyltransferase, whose amino-acid sequence MALSLLILAAGMGNRYKRLKQLDPVGPSNEVIMEYSIYDALRHGFDEVIFVLRREFEEVFRKKVLRRVSRHVRTGLVLQDRNDLPPGFSASGDRNKPWGTGHAIWCARHALKKSFVAINADDFYGEDAFHNAALFFSQPGLEYTNFMMPGFQLAGTLSDHGPVSRAVCIVNQMGMLRGAEEHSSVEKRPEGIVSFTGDTVVKRFKGTEIVSLNFWGLTPCLFPLLEKSFCSFLSKNLSATGGEFYISRAISEMLFRSEVTVSVFPTDNQWYGVTYKEDKFPMVRAIANFVRSGRYPATLWR is encoded by the coding sequence ATGGCCCTTTCTCTCTTAATTCTCGCAGCTGGAATGGGAAACCGATATAAGAGGCTAAAGCAGTTGGATCCTGTTGGCCCCAGCAATGAGGTAATCATGGAATATTCTATTTACGATGCCTTACGGCATGGTTTCGACGAAGTCATATTCGTACTGCGTAGGGAGTTTGAAGAAGTGTTTCGTAAGAAAGTACTCCGGAGAGTAAGTAGGCATGTGCGTACAGGACTTGTATTGCAGGACCGGAACGATTTACCTCCCGGATTTTCCGCATCCGGCGATCGCAACAAGCCTTGGGGGACAGGGCATGCTATTTGGTGTGCTCGTCATGCTCTCAAAAAGTCCTTTGTTGCCATTAATGCGGACGACTTTTATGGAGAGGATGCATTCCACAACGCAGCTTTGTTCTTCTCGCAGCCGGGGTTGGAATACACCAACTTCATGATGCCGGGGTTTCAGTTGGCTGGCACTCTTTCAGATCATGGGCCGGTCTCCCGAGCAGTATGTATCGTTAACCAGATGGGAATGTTGCGAGGTGCCGAGGAGCATTCAAGTGTCGAGAAGCGTCCAGAGGGGATTGTAAGCTTCACGGGGGATACTGTAGTCAAGCGGTTTAAGGGTACAGAAATCGTTTCGTTGAATTTTTGGGGGCTAACCCCCTGTCTGTTTCCACTCTTAGAAAAAAGTTTTTGCTCCTTTCTTTCAAAGAATTTGAGTGCTACCGGTGGGGAATTCTACATTTCTAGAGCAATCTCGGAGATGCTCTTTCGCTCTGAAGTGACTGTATCTGTTTTCCCGACTGATAACCAATGGTATGGAGTGACATACAAAGAGGATAAGTTTCCTATGGTTAGGGCGATTGCAAACTTTGTACGGAGTGGACGCTATCCAGCGACTCTCTGGAGGTAA
- a CDS encoding RibD family protein, with amino-acid sequence MKQHQNSFWPKVIVNFSMSADGKVSVRNWMPSGFGSAVDRRRMQEIRARGDAIMVGRRTAEVDQMQMGISLPDLRAGRQAAGRSAEPLRVLVSARGPLDPKMKVFLEMRAPLLVFTAYNLPLPVRSTFPEGVIINALTGKSFSLSAILRVLRSQYHVRTLVCEGGPTLLRALLEVDAISEVNLTIEPLVFGGCRAPTLSGLLNRFLSHPIPFRLESIAVRESACCVRYVRKRQHQKMMINRAMPPA; translated from the coding sequence ATGAAACAGCACCAAAATAGTTTTTGGCCCAAGGTCATCGTCAACTTTTCCATGAGCGCTGACGGAAAAGTGTCTGTGCGAAACTGGATGCCCAGCGGATTTGGATCAGCAGTAGATCGCAGGCGAATGCAGGAAATCCGGGCTCGTGGAGATGCCATAATGGTCGGTCGAAGAACGGCAGAGGTTGACCAAATGCAGATGGGGATCTCCCTACCAGACCTCCGAGCTGGACGACAGGCAGCCGGGAGGTCGGCAGAACCATTACGCGTGCTAGTCAGTGCGCGGGGTCCACTAGATCCAAAAATGAAGGTTTTTTTAGAGATGCGGGCACCTCTCCTAGTATTCACAGCCTACAATCTCCCTCTTCCCGTGCGATCGACGTTTCCAGAGGGCGTCATCATAAACGCCTTGACTGGCAAATCATTCTCCTTAAGCGCTATCCTACGCGTACTTCGGTCTCAGTACCATGTACGCACGTTAGTCTGCGAAGGGGGGCCTACATTGCTGCGAGCATTGCTGGAAGTGGACGCCATTTCAGAAGTAAACTTGACAATCGAGCCACTAGTCTTCGGGGGATGTCGTGCCCCCACTCTTTCTGGTTTGCTCAACAGGTTCCTGAGCCATCCTATACCCTTTCGGCTAGAGTCGATAGCAGTGAGGGAGAGTGCATGCTGCGTAAGGTACGTGAGGAAACGGCAACACCAAAAAATGATGATAAATAGGGCTATGCCCCCAGCCTAA
- a CDS encoding metal-dependent hydrolase: MKITYYGHACFKVCMAGVELLFDPFISPNPLASDVQLDQVSADYILVSHGHEDHLADATYLACAGNVPIISNWEICNWFSKQGVCKTYAMNHGGTLILPFGMVKYVYAQHSSSLPDGSYGGNPGGFIVHSPTGAFYYSGDTALTTDMKCFGEDFRLNFSAFPIGDTLTMGYKDAARAASFTRVKDVLGLHYDTFPVIQIDQKMALHHFQQAGLRLHLPPIGTVLRLGA, from the coding sequence ATGAAAATCACTTATTATGGGCATGCCTGCTTTAAGGTGTGCATGGCAGGAGTAGAACTGTTGTTTGACCCTTTTATCAGCCCAAATCCGCTCGCCTCCGATGTCCAGTTGGACCAGGTGTCGGCGGATTATATCTTGGTTAGCCATGGACACGAGGACCATTTAGCTGATGCTACCTATTTGGCGTGCGCGGGGAATGTCCCAATTATTTCCAATTGGGAAATCTGCAATTGGTTTTCAAAGCAGGGAGTTTGCAAAACGTATGCCATGAACCATGGGGGCACCCTAATCCTACCGTTTGGGATGGTGAAATACGTTTATGCACAGCACAGCAGCAGCTTACCTGATGGCTCATATGGCGGTAATCCGGGGGGATTTATTGTGCATTCCCCCACTGGGGCTTTTTACTATTCGGGCGACACCGCTCTGACTACTGATATGAAGTGTTTCGGGGAAGATTTTCGGCTTAATTTCTCAGCTTTTCCCATTGGTGATACCCTCACAATGGGATACAAGGACGCCGCACGCGCAGCCTCCTTTACCCGGGTAAAGGATGTACTTGGCTTGCACTACGACACGTTTCCTGTTATCCAAATTGACCAGAAAATGGCCTTGCACCATTTCCAGCAGGCCGGTTTGCGACTGCATCTTCCACCAATTGGAACTGTCCTTAGGCTGGGGGCATAG
- a CDS encoding glycogen/starch/alpha-glucan phosphorylase yields MIDTSVPELRKLIYDQLRLGLVRDPETATLRDWWLSTSQAAKIIIIERLIATQKEHYRKNVKRVYYFSLEFLMGRLFSNSLLSAGIFSQAQQAVSEMGLSLDSLREEEYDMGLGSGGLGRLAACFMDSLSTMDLPAVGYGIYYQFGLFKQEFHNGYQVELPDNWICFGSPWKIKRPEYAAEVHLYGHVEDVFDGYGNCAQKWVDTKKILGTPHDIPVPGFGTNTVNYLRLWASCAEKSFDFEAFDRGEYDRAVLEKNSSEIITKVLYPNDKTERGRELRFIQQYFFVSCSLQDILRRFRKNNDNWEYLPDKVAIQLNDTHPAIAIVELMRIFLDLYAMPWEQAWSIVTRVFAYTNHTLLPEGLEKWNVTTFATILPRHLQIIYEINSKLLEQVEKKWPKDTGKKLALSLIEEGKERMVRMAHLCVVGSHSVNGVAAMHTQLLKKNLFHEFHALYPSKINNKTNGITPRRWLLGCNPRLSVLITSKIGDGWIKNLSQLCALEDHMEDPDFQRDFMEAKLANKTLLARLIQQECGITIDPNALFDVQIKRLHEYKRQHLNLLHILALYRRLLQNPDLDIIPRVFIFAAKATPGYDMAKCIIKAINSVGSIINRDSRIGGKLKVAFLPNYRVSLAQRIVPAADLSEQISTAGKEASGTGNMKMALNGALTIGTLDGANVEICEEVGEENIFLFGLRVDEVAALLRDGYCPEECYHSDEELHAVIDWLGSDYFTPFDPPGALEPLRENLIHQDPFLALADFRSYSNCQQRVEATFRDKSLWARMAILNTARVGKFSSDRAVSEYASEIWKLDPIPVLM; encoded by the coding sequence ATGATTGATACTAGTGTTCCGGAACTAAGGAAGCTGATCTACGACCAACTAAGGTTGGGGCTAGTACGGGATCCAGAAACAGCGACTCTCCGAGATTGGTGGCTCAGCACTTCTCAAGCCGCGAAAATTATTATTATCGAGCGTCTAATCGCGACTCAGAAGGAACATTACCGAAAGAACGTCAAGCGTGTTTACTATTTCTCCCTAGAATTTCTCATGGGACGCTTGTTTTCCAATAGTCTCCTTAGCGCTGGTATTTTCTCTCAGGCCCAGCAAGCAGTTAGCGAAATGGGTCTGAGTCTTGATAGCCTCCGTGAGGAAGAATATGATATGGGCCTGGGGAGTGGTGGGCTAGGTCGCCTTGCTGCCTGCTTTATGGACTCGCTGTCTACCATGGACTTGCCCGCTGTTGGTTATGGGATTTACTACCAGTTTGGCCTCTTCAAACAAGAATTTCATAATGGATACCAGGTGGAACTTCCCGATAATTGGATATGCTTTGGGTCCCCTTGGAAAATTAAGAGGCCGGAGTACGCCGCGGAGGTTCACCTTTATGGTCATGTAGAAGATGTCTTCGATGGGTACGGTAACTGTGCACAAAAGTGGGTAGACACTAAAAAGATACTAGGCACCCCGCACGATATTCCGGTACCAGGATTCGGAACGAACACCGTCAACTATCTTCGGCTTTGGGCGTCTTGTGCGGAGAAGAGTTTTGATTTTGAAGCCTTCGATCGTGGGGAGTACGATAGGGCCGTTCTGGAGAAAAACTCCAGCGAAATCATCACCAAGGTGCTCTATCCAAATGACAAAACTGAGCGAGGTCGAGAGTTACGCTTTATTCAACAGTATTTCTTCGTCTCCTGTTCCCTACAGGATATCCTCCGTCGATTTCGGAAAAACAATGATAACTGGGAGTACCTTCCGGACAAGGTTGCTATCCAACTTAATGACACCCACCCAGCGATTGCCATTGTAGAGTTAATGCGGATTTTTCTGGACCTTTATGCAATGCCTTGGGAACAAGCATGGTCCATCGTTACTCGTGTATTCGCCTATACAAATCATACCCTTCTTCCAGAAGGGCTTGAAAAATGGAACGTCACTACCTTCGCCACGATTCTGCCCCGCCATTTGCAGATTATCTACGAAATTAATTCGAAACTGTTAGAACAAGTCGAAAAAAAATGGCCGAAGGACACCGGCAAGAAGCTTGCACTGTCTTTAATCGAAGAAGGAAAAGAAAGGATGGTACGTATGGCCCACCTATGCGTAGTAGGTAGCCACTCAGTTAATGGTGTGGCAGCGATGCACACTCAGCTCCTTAAGAAGAATCTGTTCCATGAATTTCACGCGCTTTATCCATCCAAAATCAACAATAAAACTAATGGGATCACCCCTCGCCGGTGGTTATTAGGGTGCAATCCCCGATTAAGCGTTCTTATCACCTCAAAGATCGGTGATGGTTGGATAAAAAATCTTAGTCAGCTGTGTGCATTAGAGGACCATATGGAAGATCCTGATTTCCAGCGGGACTTCATGGAGGCAAAATTAGCCAATAAGACTCTCCTGGCACGTTTGATTCAGCAGGAGTGTGGAATCACTATAGACCCTAACGCACTTTTTGATGTTCAAATCAAGCGACTGCACGAGTATAAGCGCCAACACTTAAATCTTCTTCACATCTTGGCGCTTTATCGCCGTCTTCTACAAAATCCTGACTTAGATATTATCCCACGGGTGTTTATCTTTGCGGCGAAAGCTACCCCAGGCTATGACATGGCGAAGTGTATCATTAAGGCTATCAATTCTGTGGGAAGCATAATCAACAGAGATAGTCGAATTGGTGGCAAGCTAAAGGTTGCATTTCTACCAAATTATCGAGTTTCCCTTGCCCAGCGGATTGTTCCTGCGGCTGATCTCTCAGAACAAATTTCTACTGCTGGTAAGGAAGCTAGCGGGACTGGTAACATGAAAATGGCTTTAAATGGAGCACTGACTATAGGAACACTAGATGGTGCCAATGTTGAAATTTGCGAAGAGGTAGGAGAAGAAAATATCTTTCTGTTTGGTCTAAGAGTCGATGAAGTAGCAGCACTCTTGCGCGACGGATATTGCCCAGAGGAATGTTACCATTCAGATGAGGAGCTCCATGCTGTGATAGACTGGTTGGGGTCTGACTATTTTACCCCTTTCGATCCACCGGGGGCGTTGGAGCCTCTTCGAGAGAATCTTATTCATCAGGACCCGTTTCTCGCTCTTGCAGACTTTCGTTCCTACAGTAATTGTCAGCAACGTGTCGAGGCGACCTTTCGGGATAAGTCCCTTTGGGCACGGATGGCAATTCTCAACACCGCACGGGTAGGAAAATTTTCTAGTGACCGCGCTGTCAGCGAATACGCAAGTGAGATATGGAAACTTGATCCTATCCCAGTATTGATGTAA